The following are encoded together in the Xanthomonas vesicatoria ATCC 35937 genome:
- a CDS encoding DUF4198 domain-containing protein, whose amino-acid sequence MKRSLVLVALLAALPVSALAHKAWLLPSQTVIAGEAPWITVDAAVSNDLFYFNHVPLRLDNLSITAPDGSTLKPENPATGKYRSVFDLQLTQPGTYKLSILNAGLFASWKEDGKPKRWRGNEASFATEVPKDAKELQVSQSLNRVETFVTRGAPTTTAFKPSGKGIELIPVTHPNDLVAGEAAQFTLQLDGKPAAGLEIEIVRGGTRYRDAQNEIKLKTDAKGSFSVTWPEPGMYWLETTSEDTKTSLPQAKQRRLGYVVTLEVLPQ is encoded by the coding sequence ATGAAACGTTCGCTCGTTCTGGTCGCCCTGCTTGCCGCACTGCCCGTCAGCGCACTCGCGCACAAGGCCTGGCTGCTGCCCTCACAGACCGTCATTGCCGGCGAGGCGCCGTGGATCACTGTCGATGCGGCGGTGTCCAACGACCTGTTCTACTTCAACCATGTGCCGCTGCGCCTGGACAACCTGAGCATCACCGCGCCCGATGGCAGCACGCTGAAGCCGGAGAACCCGGCCACCGGCAAGTACCGCAGCGTGTTCGATCTGCAACTCACCCAACCGGGCACCTACAAGCTCAGCATCCTCAACGCCGGCCTGTTCGCCAGCTGGAAGGAAGACGGCAAACCCAAGCGCTGGCGGGGCAACGAGGCCAGCTTCGCCACCGAAGTGCCGAAAGACGCGAAAGAGCTGCAGGTGTCGCAATCGCTCAATCGCGTGGAAACCTTCGTGACCCGTGGCGCGCCGACGACCACCGCGTTCAAGCCCAGCGGCAAGGGGATCGAGCTGATTCCGGTCACCCACCCCAACGATCTGGTTGCCGGTGAAGCGGCGCAGTTCACCCTGCAACTGGACGGCAAGCCGGCAGCCGGGCTGGAGATCGAGATCGTGCGTGGCGGCACGCGCTATCGCGATGCGCAGAACGAGATCAAGCTCAAGACCGACGCCAAGGGCAGCTTCAGCGTGACCTGGCCGGAACCGGGCATGTACTGGCTGGAAACCACCAGCGAAGACACCAAGACCTCGCTGCCGCAGGCCAAGCAGCGTCGCCTGGGTTATGTGGTGACGCTGGAAGTGTTGCCGCAATAG
- a CDS encoding FAD:protein FMN transferase, translated as MNSLAPADTTLATLGGHSMGTTWSVKLVAPRARDLHPLHARIQGALDRVVAQMSTWEADSDISRYNRAAAGHWQTLPDDFFTVLRTALQVAQASDGAFDPTVGPMVELWGFGASASRRHVPSPEQIALARLRCGWQRLTLDDQRVLQPGAIALDLSGIAKGFGVDCVRHALQQADIASALIDVGGELSGYGRKPDGSAWRVLVESAPDEDAGAALPVRVLTLDGLAVATSGDRWHRFDADGLRYAHTFDPRTGAPIPHAPAAVTVLARDAMQADAWATAMTVLGTDAGLAYAAKTDLAVRFLTRYDGNLHEAMSPAFAQHLAAS; from the coding sequence ATGAACTCACTTGCTCCCGCAGACACCACGCTTGCCACCCTGGGCGGCCATAGCATGGGCACGACCTGGAGCGTGAAGCTGGTGGCGCCGCGTGCGCGCGACCTGCATCCCTTGCATGCGCGTATCCAGGGTGCGCTCGACCGCGTGGTCGCGCAAATGAGCACCTGGGAAGCGGACTCGGATATCAGCCGCTACAACCGTGCTGCGGCCGGTCACTGGCAGACATTGCCCGATGACTTCTTCACCGTGCTGCGCACCGCACTGCAGGTTGCGCAGGCCAGCGACGGCGCGTTCGACCCCACGGTCGGGCCGATGGTCGAACTGTGGGGCTTTGGCGCCTCCGCCAGCCGGCGCCACGTGCCCTCGCCCGAGCAAATCGCGCTGGCCAGGCTGCGCTGCGGCTGGCAACGCCTGACGCTGGACGACCAGCGGGTGCTGCAGCCCGGTGCTATCGCGCTGGATCTGTCCGGCATCGCAAAAGGATTTGGCGTGGACTGCGTGCGGCACGCCTTGCAACAGGCCGACATCGCCAGCGCGTTGATCGACGTGGGCGGCGAGCTGTCCGGCTATGGGCGCAAACCTGATGGCAGCGCATGGCGTGTGCTGGTCGAATCCGCACCCGATGAAGACGCCGGCGCGGCATTGCCGGTACGTGTGCTCACCTTGGACGGGTTGGCAGTCGCTACCTCGGGCGATCGTTGGCACCGCTTCGATGCCGACGGCCTGCGCTACGCGCACACCTTCGACCCACGCACCGGCGCACCGATTCCGCATGCGCCTGCCGCCGTCACCGTCCTGGCGCGCGATGCCATGCAGGCCGATGCCTGGGCCACCGCGATGACCGTGCTCGGCACCGATGCCGGTCTTGCCTATGCCGCCAAGACCGACCTGGCAGTGCGCTTTCTGACGCGCTACGATGGCAACCTGCACGAAGCGATGAGCCCTGCGTTCGCGCAGCATCTGGCGGCGTCATGA
- a CDS encoding sulfite reductase subunit alpha: MSAASPRVWMGNGMALLTLAAFVGWLARLHDGAWWSPPTPHRWQLAAVGIAAYAVLCVAVFLHRARANTAHGDNSGILIVWASQTGFARELAERSAVALQSVGIGAYALPLEAVGTEQLARVPRLLCIVSTTGEGDAPDHAQAAERYWLADNGQDLAAVQYAVLALGDRRYTQFCAFGRRIDHRLQARGGTRLFERIEVDNADPRALQQWQQRLSTLAPALATQPDWSVPTYAAWQLRERVHINPGSAGAPIHRLRLTPIDGSLPQWEAGDIAEIAPPNAPDSVEAWLQRHRRDGSDIIDGRTLRDWLGRSQLPTDAQTAAAASSDAATLVRGLLALPHREYSLASVRDEGHAELLIREHRHADGQLGLGSGWLCVHAPVGVSIALRLRSNPGFHPPAPEQPMLLIGNGTGIAGLRAHLRARIAAGVRDNWLIFGERNAAHDALYADELRQWQHDGWIARLDLVYSRAHNPSVRYVQHALAAASDSLRQWIDRGACIYLCGSLRGMAPEVDSTLDTLLGIEVRQELLRSGRYRRDVY, translated from the coding sequence ATGAGTGCCGCAAGCCCACGCGTGTGGATGGGTAACGGGATGGCGCTGCTGACACTTGCCGCCTTCGTCGGATGGCTTGCCCGCCTGCACGACGGTGCGTGGTGGAGCCCGCCCACACCGCATCGTTGGCAATTAGCCGCCGTCGGAATAGCCGCGTATGCCGTGCTGTGCGTTGCGGTCTTCCTGCACCGGGCCCGCGCCAACACGGCGCATGGCGATAACAGCGGCATACTGATCGTGTGGGCAAGCCAGACCGGGTTCGCCCGCGAACTGGCCGAGCGTAGCGCTGTGGCCTTGCAATCGGTAGGTATCGGCGCCTACGCACTTCCGCTGGAGGCAGTGGGTACCGAGCAGCTTGCGCGCGTGCCGCGTTTGCTGTGCATCGTCAGCACCACGGGCGAAGGCGATGCCCCGGATCACGCACAGGCTGCGGAGCGTTACTGGCTCGCCGACAACGGTCAGGATCTGGCCGCCGTTCAGTATGCGGTGCTGGCACTCGGCGATCGCCGTTACACCCAGTTCTGCGCATTCGGCCGCCGTATCGACCACCGCCTGCAGGCGCGTGGCGGCACCCGCCTGTTCGAACGTATCGAGGTCGACAATGCCGACCCGCGCGCATTGCAGCAATGGCAGCAGCGTCTGTCGACATTGGCGCCTGCACTTGCGACGCAGCCGGATTGGAGCGTGCCGACCTACGCCGCATGGCAGCTGCGCGAACGCGTCCACATCAATCCAGGCAGTGCCGGCGCACCGATCCATCGGCTGCGTCTCACGCCTATCGATGGCTCGCTACCGCAGTGGGAGGCTGGCGACATCGCCGAGATCGCACCACCGAACGCACCGGACAGTGTCGAAGCCTGGTTGCAGCGCCATCGCCGCGACGGCTCGGACATCATCGACGGTCGTACGCTGCGCGACTGGCTTGGCCGCTCGCAACTGCCGACCGATGCACAGACAGCGGCCGCGGCGTCATCGGACGCAGCCACCCTGGTGCGTGGCCTGCTTGCACTGCCACATCGCGAATACTCGCTGGCCTCGGTCCGCGACGAGGGCCACGCCGAACTGTTGATTCGCGAACATCGGCATGCCGATGGGCAGCTCGGACTCGGCAGCGGCTGGCTCTGTGTGCATGCTCCCGTCGGCGTGTCGATCGCCTTGCGCCTACGCAGCAATCCGGGGTTTCATCCGCCCGCCCCCGAGCAACCCATGTTGCTGATCGGCAATGGCACCGGCATCGCCGGGTTGCGCGCACACCTGCGCGCACGCATCGCCGCCGGTGTGCGCGATAACTGGCTGATCTTTGGCGAACGCAATGCCGCGCACGATGCGCTGTATGCCGACGAACTGCGGCAGTGGCAACACGATGGCTGGATCGCGCGTCTGGACCTGGTGTACTCGCGCGCTCACAACCCATCGGTGCGCTATGTACAACATGCATTAGCCGCCGCCAGCGACAGCCTGCGCCAATGGATCGACCGCGGCGCCTGCATCTACCTCTGCGGCAGCCTGCGCGGCATGGCGCCGGAAGTGGACAGCACCCTCGATACCCTGCTGGGCATCGAGGTCAGGCAAGAGCTGCTGCGCAGCGGCCGCTACCGTCGCGACGTGTATTGA
- a CDS encoding HutD/Ves family protein, with product MQLTDLSSRVIPATEYRRERWRNQLGWTREILRLGEPDAWELRLSIAEIEQDAAFSEFPGIDRELVLLHGNGMRLQFGAGGRDVGDCAARGAALIAGQTDAGASVAGANRIVELLPPYQRVRFAGEETVDASLLDGPTQDFNLMWRRDLLHTELLHRPLVGTMLFFADPGSAWAIHLLAGQASFGRDSELPPMAAGDTAWLSASTRTRYVLDGGGELLAIRVSPLSKISD from the coding sequence ATGCAGCTGACAGACCTGAGCAGCCGGGTGATTCCGGCCACCGAGTACCGCCGCGAGCGGTGGCGCAATCAATTGGGTTGGACGCGCGAGATCCTGCGGCTCGGGGAGCCTGATGCCTGGGAATTGCGGCTGTCGATTGCCGAGATCGAACAGGACGCCGCGTTTTCTGAATTTCCGGGGATCGACCGCGAACTAGTGTTGCTGCACGGGAACGGCATGCGGCTGCAGTTTGGGGCTGGCGGGCGCGATGTCGGCGATTGTGCTGCCCGTGGGGCTGCACTGATTGCAGGCCAAACCGATGCTGGCGCAAGCGTTGCCGGCGCAAATCGTATCGTCGAATTGCTGCCGCCCTACCAGCGCGTCCGATTCGCTGGCGAGGAGACTGTCGACGCGAGCTTGCTCGATGGGCCGACGCAAGACTTCAATCTGATGTGGCGCCGCGATCTGCTGCACACCGAACTCCTGCATCGCCCCTTGGTCGGCACCATGCTGTTCTTTGCGGATCCGGGCAGCGCCTGGGCCATCCACCTGCTGGCGGGCCAGGCCAGCTTTGGGCGCGACAGCGAATTGCCGCCCATGGCTGCAGGCGACACAGCGTGGCTGAGCGCGTCGACGCGGACCCGCTACGTGCTCGATGGTGGCGGCGAGCTGCTGGCAATTCGGGTGAGTCCGCTTTCTAAGATCTCCGATTAG
- a CDS encoding ComEA family DNA-binding protein has translation MLARTITQATRSVAMKSFTVVLKSLLLALLLSSNAYALEKVDINTASAEELDKVLTNVGRSKAEAIVEHRQANGPFKSAEELALVKGIGLKTVERNRDLIEVGATMAPAKKAAKGAAVKPVGRR, from the coding sequence ATGCTGGCTAGGACCATCACCCAAGCCACAAGGAGCGTTGCAATGAAGTCATTTACCGTAGTCCTGAAGTCCCTGCTACTGGCGTTGTTGTTGTCCTCGAATGCGTACGCGCTTGAAAAGGTCGATATCAACACCGCGTCTGCTGAGGAATTGGACAAGGTGCTGACGAATGTCGGGCGATCAAAAGCCGAGGCAATCGTCGAGCACCGTCAGGCAAACGGTCCCTTCAAAAGTGCCGAGGAACTGGCACTGGTCAAGGGCATCGGTCTCAAGACGGTCGAACGGAATCGTGACCTGATCGAAGTAGGAGCCACGATGGCTCCCGCCAAGAAGGCTGCCAAGGGGGCGGCGGTGAAACCGGTGGGACGGCGTTAA
- a CDS encoding M20 family metallopeptidase — protein MDSAKIDQFVSDTWDREIVPQLVDYIRIPNKSPMFDADWVAHGYMEQAVTLMETWARAQAIDEMQVEVVRLDGRTPLIFIEIPATGAESGDDTVLLYGHLDKQPEMTGWDADLGPWEPVLRDDKLYGRGGADDGYAIFGSLAAILALRTQGLSHARCVVLIEACEESGSYDLPAYVDHLAERIGKPSLVVCLDSGCGNYEQLWCTTSLRGLTGGNLTVKVLEEGVHSGDASGVVPSSFRLLRQLLSRIEDEATGRILLEGLHVEVPAERLTQAKAAAATLDTAIFDKFPMVDGLVPMHEDLTELVLNRTWRPALSITGVDGMPPLASAGNVLRPQTAVKLSLRLPPTADGKACGELLKQALLRDPPNGAQVTLELEKASSGWNAPAMAPWLENAIDDASQAFFDKPAMYMGEGGSIPFMGMLGEKFPGAQFMITGVLGPHSNAHGPNEFLHIPMGKRVTACVSKVIAEHHAACLRGETSGSPVAADSGTRHGGHGCC, from the coding sequence ATGGACAGCGCCAAGATCGACCAATTCGTCAGCGACACCTGGGACCGCGAGATCGTCCCGCAGCTGGTCGATTACATCCGTATCCCGAACAAGTCACCGATGTTCGACGCCGATTGGGTGGCCCATGGCTACATGGAGCAGGCCGTCACGCTGATGGAAACCTGGGCCCGGGCACAGGCCATCGACGAGATGCAGGTCGAGGTGGTGCGCCTGGACGGTCGCACGCCACTGATCTTCATCGAGATCCCGGCCACCGGCGCAGAGTCCGGCGACGACACCGTGCTGCTGTACGGCCATCTGGACAAGCAGCCGGAGATGACCGGGTGGGATGCCGACCTGGGCCCCTGGGAGCCGGTGCTGCGCGACGACAAATTGTACGGGCGCGGCGGCGCCGACGACGGTTACGCAATCTTCGGTTCGCTGGCGGCGATTCTGGCGCTGCGTACCCAGGGCCTGTCGCATGCGCGGTGCGTGGTGCTGATCGAAGCCTGTGAGGAGTCCGGCAGCTACGATCTGCCGGCCTACGTGGATCATCTGGCCGAGCGCATCGGCAAGCCGTCGCTGGTGGTCTGCCTGGATTCGGGTTGCGGCAATTACGAGCAGCTGTGGTGCACGACCTCGCTACGCGGGCTGACCGGCGGCAACCTGACCGTGAAGGTATTGGAGGAAGGCGTGCACTCGGGCGATGCCTCCGGCGTGGTGCCGTCCAGCTTCCGCCTGCTGCGCCAGTTGCTCTCGCGCATCGAAGACGAGGCGACGGGCCGCATCCTGCTGGAAGGCCTGCACGTGGAGGTGCCGGCAGAGCGCCTGACCCAGGCCAAGGCCGCGGCGGCGACGCTGGATACCGCCATCTTCGACAAGTTCCCGATGGTCGATGGCCTGGTGCCGATGCATGAGGATCTGACCGAACTGGTATTGAACCGGACCTGGCGCCCGGCGCTGTCGATCACCGGCGTGGACGGCATGCCGCCGCTGGCCTCTGCCGGCAACGTGTTGCGTCCGCAAACGGCGGTGAAGCTGTCGCTGCGCCTGCCGCCGACCGCAGACGGCAAGGCCTGCGGCGAGCTGCTCAAGCAGGCACTGCTGCGCGACCCACCGAATGGCGCACAGGTGACGCTGGAGCTGGAGAAGGCCTCGTCCGGCTGGAATGCGCCGGCCATGGCGCCGTGGCTGGAGAACGCCATCGACGACGCCAGCCAGGCGTTCTTCGACAAGCCGGCGATGTACATGGGCGAAGGCGGCTCGATTCCGTTCATGGGCATGCTGGGCGAGAAGTTCCCCGGCGCGCAGTTCATGATCACCGGCGTGCTCGGCCCGCATTCCAATGCGCATGGGCCTAACGAGTTCCTGCATATCCCGATGGGCAAGCGGGTGACGGCCTGCGTGTCCAAGGTGATCGCCGAGCATCACGCCGCCTGCCTGCGCGGCGAAACCAGCGGCTCGCCGGTGGCTGCCGATAGCGGTACCCGTCATGGTGGACATGGTTGCTGTTGA
- a CDS encoding GlsB/YeaQ/YmgE family stress response membrane protein: MNTLFGSDSWLYILLVGFVVGLLARFITPGTQRLGCLLTIVLGIAGAVVASWFGRYMGWYHAGEPAGFLGALLGAIAILALLRLFSGSKR, translated from the coding sequence ATGAACACTTTGTTTGGTAGCGACAGCTGGCTCTACATTCTGCTGGTGGGATTTGTGGTCGGGCTGCTGGCGCGTTTCATCACGCCCGGCACGCAGCGCCTGGGGTGCCTGCTGACCATCGTGCTGGGCATCGCCGGGGCGGTGGTGGCGAGCTGGTTTGGCCGCTACATGGGCTGGTACCACGCAGGCGAACCAGCCGGCTTCCTCGGGGCGTTGCTCGGCGCCATCGCCATCCTTGCCTTACTGCGATTGTTCAGTGGCAGCAAACGCTGA
- a CDS encoding aminoglycoside phosphotransferase family protein, translated as MTVSPSDPAREALRLQWARHALDDPSAGLQRASVDAGFRSYWRTQGRGTDRILMDAPPELENVAPWLRMHAVLGAHGVRVPHVLAQDLEIGFLLLEDLGIPTLAQALTDANADTLLDGAIAQLLLLQQIPPPSDCGVFGEALLQRDAGLFEEWFMGRHLGVQLDCGQAEQLQLVQRRLMDNALAQPRVFTHRDFMPRNLMPVPDGPAVLDFQDCVIGPIAYDPISLFKDTSVSWPIARVDNWLARYHARAQAAGLPVPPLHQFLRDADWMGVQRHLKNLGIFSRLSHRDGKHWYLDNVPRFIAYLDEVLPRYAELAPLIALLDEVIKPALATRAAQVNA; from the coding sequence ATGACGGTATCGCCTTCTGACCCTGCGCGCGAAGCGCTGCGCCTGCAATGGGCGCGACATGCACTGGACGACCCATCTGCCGGCTTGCAACGCGCCTCGGTGGACGCCGGGTTTCGCAGCTATTGGCGCACGCAGGGACGCGGTACCGATCGCATCCTGATGGATGCGCCGCCGGAGCTCGAAAACGTGGCGCCGTGGTTGCGCATGCACGCCGTGCTGGGCGCGCATGGAGTCCGTGTGCCGCACGTACTGGCCCAGGACCTGGAGATCGGCTTCCTGCTCTTGGAAGACCTGGGCATACCGACACTGGCGCAGGCCCTGACCGACGCCAATGCCGACACCCTGCTGGATGGCGCAATCGCGCAATTGCTGTTGCTGCAACAGATCCCGCCACCTTCCGACTGCGGCGTGTTCGGCGAGGCGCTGCTGCAACGCGATGCCGGCTTGTTCGAGGAATGGTTTATGGGTCGCCATCTTGGCGTGCAATTGGACTGCGGCCAGGCCGAACAGTTGCAGTTGGTCCAGCGGCGCTTGATGGACAACGCACTGGCGCAGCCGCGCGTGTTCACCCATCGCGACTTCATGCCGCGCAATCTGATGCCGGTGCCCGATGGCCCTGCGGTATTGGACTTTCAGGATTGTGTGATCGGGCCGATTGCCTACGACCCGATCAGTCTGTTCAAGGACACCTCGGTGAGCTGGCCGATCGCGCGCGTCGACAATTGGCTGGCGCGCTATCACGCACGTGCTCAGGCGGCCGGATTGCCGGTGCCGCCATTGCACCAATTTCTGCGCGACGCGGACTGGATGGGCGTGCAGCGACATCTGAAAAACCTGGGTATTTTTTCGCGCCTGAGCCATCGCGATGGCAAGCATTGGTATCTGGACAATGTGCCGCGCTTCATTGCCTATCTGGACGAAGTACTGCCGCGCTACGCCGAGCTGGCGCCGCTGATTGCGCTGCTGGACGAGGTCATCAAACCCGCATTGGCAACGCGCGCAGCGCAGGTAAACGCATGA
- the murU gene encoding N-acetylmuramate alpha-1-phosphate uridylyltransferase MurU — translation MKALIFAAGFGERMRPLTDHMPKPLLSVGGTPLIVWHLRKLAALGVDEVVINTSWLAEQFPQTLGDGSAFGLRLTYSYEGATPLETGGGMLHALPLLGDAPFLLVNGDIWTDFDFARLSATPDGLAQLVLVDRPAYAARADFALDADGKVHADLPATHTYAGVGIYRPALLHNWQSTIGASPENTGASPRFPLAPILRAQMAAGLIAGIHHAGRWTDVGTPQRLEELDAQLLRDGG, via the coding sequence ATGAAAGCGCTGATCTTTGCAGCGGGTTTTGGCGAGCGCATGCGGCCGTTGACCGACCACATGCCCAAACCCTTGCTGTCGGTCGGCGGCACGCCGTTGATCGTCTGGCATCTGCGCAAGCTGGCGGCGCTGGGCGTGGACGAGGTAGTGATCAATACCTCGTGGCTGGCCGAGCAATTCCCGCAAACGCTGGGAGACGGCAGCGCGTTCGGTCTGCGCCTGACGTATTCCTATGAAGGCGCAACGCCGCTGGAAACCGGCGGCGGCATGTTGCACGCACTGCCGCTGTTGGGCGATGCACCGTTCCTGTTGGTCAATGGCGATATCTGGACCGATTTCGACTTTGCCCGTCTTTCCGCCACACCCGACGGCCTGGCGCAATTGGTGCTGGTCGACCGACCGGCTTATGCGGCACGCGCAGACTTTGCGCTGGACGCCGATGGCAAGGTCCATGCCGATCTGCCTGCCACGCACACCTACGCCGGCGTCGGCATCTACCGGCCGGCTTTGCTGCATAACTGGCAGTCCACCATCGGCGCCTCACCTGAAAATACCGGAGCGTCGCCGCGCTTCCCGCTGGCACCGATCCTGCGCGCGCAGATGGCGGCAGGCCTCATCGCTGGCATCCACCATGCCGGGCGCTGGACCGATGT